Proteins encoded within one genomic window of Solea senegalensis isolate Sse05_10M linkage group LG11, IFAPA_SoseM_1, whole genome shotgun sequence:
- the LOC122777564 gene encoding ephrin type-B receptor 2-like isoform X4, translating into MAPQLESCAMNALALNSGIMMDMFYYFLWFLPSVWAVEETLMDSTTATAELGWTIYPSQGWEEVSGYDENMNTIRTYQVCNVFDSSQNNWVRTKYIQRRGAQRIHVQMKFSVRDCGSIPNVPGSCKETFNLYFYESDSDTATKSSPLWMENPWVKVDTIAADESFSQVDLGGRIMKINTEIRSFGPVSRNGFYLAFQDYGACMSLIAVRVFYRKCSQVIQNGAIFPETLSGAESTSLVAARGVCVPNGEEVDVPIKLYCNGDGEWMVPIGRCVCKAGFEAVDNGTVCKACVSGFFKVAQGEHKCLQCPFNSRTTNEGATTCVCRSSYYRTDSDPPQMPCTTVPSAPQNVISIVNETSLRLEWSPPQETGGREDVVYNVICKSCGSGRGGCTRCGDNVQFVPRQLGLTDTRVRISDLLAHTLYTFEIQAVNGVSDQSPYSPQYTSVNITTNQAVPSAVSIIHQVSRAPDSITLSWSLPDQPNGVILDYELQYYEKNQAEWNSSLTRSQTNTAVIRSLKPGTIYVFQVRARTVAGFGRFSGKMHFQTMTEEEYKSSIQEKLPLIIGSAAAGVVFIIAITVFIIVCHRRSSDRPESEYTDKLQHYTSGHMTPGMKIYIDPFTYEDPNEAVREFAKEIDIACVKIEQVIGAGEFGEVCSGNLRQPGKREILVAIKTLKAGYTERQRRDFLSEASIMGQFDHPNIIHLEGVVTKSSPVIIITEFMENGSLDSFLRQNDGQFTVIQLVGMLRGIAAGMKYLNDMNYVHRDLAARNILVNSNLVCKVSDFGLSRFLEDDTSDPTYTSALGGKIPIRWTAPEAIQYRKFTSSSDCWSYGIVMWEVMSYGERPYWDMSNQDVINAIEQDYRLPPPMDCPNALHQLMLDCWQKERNNRPKFAQIVSTLDKMIRNPNSLKAMTPLSSSVHLPLLDRNTPDFSSFSTVDEWLEAVKMGQYKENFANEGFTSFDLVSQMTIEDIHRVGVTLAGHQKKILNSIQVMRAQMNQITSVEV; encoded by the exons AAACACTAATGGattcaacaacagcaacagcagaacTGGGCTGGACAATTTACCCGTCACAGGGG TGGGAGGAGGTTAGTGGctatgatgaaaacatgaacaccaTCCGAACATACCAGGTGTGCAATGTCTTTGATAGCAGCCAGAACAACTGGGTACGCACCAAGTACATCCAGCGCCGTGGTGCTCAGCGCATCCATGTCCAGATGAAGTTCTCAGTGCGCGACTGTGGTTCGATACCCAACGTCCCTGGCTCCTGCAAAGAAACCTTCAACCTTTACTTCTACGAGTCTGACTCGGACACAGCTACCAAATCATCCCCACTGTGGATGGAGAACCCCTGGGTGAAGGTGGACACTATAGCAGCTGATGAAAGCTTCTCTCAGGTCGATCTTGGAGGTCGCATCATGAAGATCAACACTGAGATCCGGAGTTTTGGACCAGTTTCGCGAAATGGCTTCTACCTTGCTTTCCAGGATTATGGCGCCTGCATGTCACTCATTGCTGTTCGGGTCTTTTATAGGAAATGTTCCCAAGTAATCCAGAATGGTGCCATTTTTCCTGAGACTCTGTCTGGAGCAGAGAGCACCTCACTGGTAGCAGCCAGAGGAGTTTGTGTTCCAAATGGTGAGGAGGTGGATGTACCCATTAAGCTGTACTGTAATGGAGACGGGGAGTGGATGGTGCCCATTGGACGGTGTGTGTGCAAAGCCGGATTTGAAGCAGTTGATAATGGTACAGTCTGCAAAG CGTGCGTGTCAGGCTTCTTTAAGGTGGCGCAGGGAGAACACAAATGTCTACAGTGTCCCTTCAACAGTCGCACCACAAACGAGGGAGCGACTACCTGCGTCTGCCGCAGCAGCTACTACCGCACTGACTCTGACCCTCCACAGATGCCCTGTACCA CTGTTCCCTCAGCTCCACAAAACGTCATCTCCATTGTGAATGAGACCTCTCTGAGGCTGGAGTGGAGTCCACCACAGGAGACCGGCGGCCGAGAAGACGTAGTATATAACGTCATTTGTAAAAGCTGTGGCAGTGGACGAGGAGGCTGCACCCGCTGTGGAGACAACGTGCAGTTTGTCCCGCGCCAGCTGGGACTCACCGACACGCGTGTGCGCATCAGTGACCTCCTGGCTCATACCCTGTACACCTTTGAAATACAGGCTGTCAATGGAGTGTCCGACCAAAGTCCTTATTCACCGCAGTACACATCTGTGAACATCACCACCAACCAGGCTG tgccGTCGGCAGTGTCCATCATCCACCAGGTTAGCAGAGCGCCTGACAGCATCACACTGTCCTGGTCCCTGCCTGATCAACCCAATGGCGTAATCCTGGACTATGAGCTGCAGTACTATGAGAAG aacCAGGCAGAGTGGAACTCATCTCTCACCAGGAGTCAGACCAACACTGCAGTCATACGAAGCCTCAAGCCTGGAACCATCTACGTATTTCAGGTCCGAGCTCGGACTGTTGCAGGATTTGGACGCTTTAGTGGCAAAATGCACTTCCAGACAATGACTGAAG AAGAATACAAGTCCAGTATCCAGGAGAAGCTGCCGCTCATCATTggctcagctgctgcaggagtcgTTTTCATCATTGCCATCACTGTCTTCATAATTGTCTGCCACAG GAGAAGCTCAGACAGACCAGAGTCAGAGTACACAGATAAACTCCAGCATTACACCAGTGGCCACA TGACACCGGGAATGAAGATCTACATTGACCCCTTCACATACGAAGACCCCAATGAAGCAGTCAGAGAGTTTGCCAAGGAGATCGACATTGCCTGTGTCAAGATCGAACAAGTGATTGGTGCAG GAGAGTTTGGGGAGGTGTGCAGTGGAAACCTGCGTCAGCCTGGGAAGAGGGAGATCCTCGTGGCGATTAAGACCCTGAAGGCCGGCTACACCGAACGCCAGAGGCGGGACTTCCTAAGTGAGGCGTCAATCATGGGCCAGTTCGACCATCCCAACATCATCCATTTGGAGGGAGTGGTGACCAAGAGCAGCCCAGTGATTATCATAACTGAGTTCATGGAGAACGGATCACTGGACTCCTTCCTCAGG CAAAATGACGGGCAGTTCACGGTGATCCAGCTGGTGGGAATGCTGCGAGGCATAGCAGCAGGAATGAAATACTTGAACGACATGAACTATGTCCACCGAGATCTGGCCGCGAGGAACATCCTGGTCAACAGCAACCTGGTGTGCAAAGTGTCCGACTTTGGCCTGTCACGCTTCCTCGAGGATGACACTTCAGATCCAACCTACACCAGCGCTCTG GGAGGAAAGATTCCCATCAGGTGGACAGCTCCTGAGGCCATTCAGTACAGGAAGTTTACCTCCTCCAGTGATTGCTGGAGCTATGGCATCGTCATGTGGGAGGTGATGTCGTACGGAGAGAGGCCGTACTGGGACATGAGCAATCAAGAT GTCATCAATGCCATAGAACAGGACTACAGGTTACCTCCACCTATGGATTGTCCAAACGCTCTCCATCAGCTGATGCTGGACTGCTGGCAGAAGGAGCGGAACAATCGTCCTAAATTCGCCCAGATAGTTAGCACCTTGGACAAGATGATCCGTAACCCCAACAGCCTCAAGGCTATGACACCGTTGTCGTCGAG CGTCCACTTACCTCTGCTCGATCGCAACACTCCAGACTTCTCCTCTTTCAGCACGGTGGACGAGTGGCTGGAGGCCGTTAAGATGGGGCAGTACAAGGAGAACTTCGCCAACGAAGGCTTCACCAGCTTTGATTTGGTGTCTCAAATGACCATTGA gGACATCCACAGAGTGGGCGTGACATTAGCCGGGCACCAGAAAAAAATCCTTAACAGCATTCAGGTCATGAGGGCCCAGATGAACCAGATCACTTCAGTGGAAGTGTGA
- the LOC122777564 gene encoding ephrin type-B receptor 2-like isoform X3 — protein sequence MAPQLESCAMNALALNSGIMMDMFYYFLWFLPSVWAVEETLMDSTTATAELGWTIYPSQGWEEVSGYDENMNTIRTYQVCNVFDSSQNNWVRTKYIQRRGAQRIHVQMKFSVRDCGSIPNVPGSCKETFNLYFYESDSDTATKSSPLWMENPWVKVDTIAADESFSQVDLGGRIMKINTEIRSFGPVSRNGFYLAFQDYGACMSLIAVRVFYRKCSQVIQNGAIFPETLSGAESTSLVAARGVCVPNGEEVDVPIKLYCNGDGEWMVPIGRCVCKAGFEAVDNGTVCKACVSGFFKVAQGEHKCLQCPFNSRTTNEGATTCVCRSSYYRTDSDPPQMPCTTVPSAPQNVISIVNETSLRLEWSPPQETGGREDVVYNVICKSCGSGRGGCTRCGDNVQFVPRQLGLTDTRVRISDLLAHTLYTFEIQAVNGVSDQSPYSPQYTSVNITTNQAVPSAVSIIHQVSRAPDSITLSWSLPDQPNGVILDYELQYYEKNQAEWNSSLTRSQTNTAVIRSLKPGTIYVFQVRARTVAGFGRFSGKMHFQTMTEEEYKSSIQEKLPLIIGSAAAGVVFIIAITVFIIVCHRRSSDRPESEYTDKLQHYTSGHKVTPGMKIYIDPFTYEDPNEAVREFAKEIDIACVKIEQVIGAGEFGEVCSGNLRQPGKREILVAIKTLKAGYTERQRRDFLSEASIMGQFDHPNIIHLEGVVTKSSPVIIITEFMENGSLDSFLRQNDGQFTVIQLVGMLRGIAAGMKYLNDMNYVHRDLAARNILVNSNLVCKVSDFGLSRFLEDDTSDPTYTSALGGKIPIRWTAPEAIQYRKFTSSSDCWSYGIVMWEVMSYGERPYWDMSNQDVINAIEQDYRLPPPMDCPNALHQLMLDCWQKERNNRPKFAQIVSTLDKMIRNPNSLKAMTPLSSSVHLPLLDRNTPDFSSFSTVDEWLEAVKMGQYKENFANEGFTSFDLVSQMTIEDIHRVGVTLAGHQKKILNSIQVMRAQMNQITSVEV from the exons AAACACTAATGGattcaacaacagcaacagcagaacTGGGCTGGACAATTTACCCGTCACAGGGG TGGGAGGAGGTTAGTGGctatgatgaaaacatgaacaccaTCCGAACATACCAGGTGTGCAATGTCTTTGATAGCAGCCAGAACAACTGGGTACGCACCAAGTACATCCAGCGCCGTGGTGCTCAGCGCATCCATGTCCAGATGAAGTTCTCAGTGCGCGACTGTGGTTCGATACCCAACGTCCCTGGCTCCTGCAAAGAAACCTTCAACCTTTACTTCTACGAGTCTGACTCGGACACAGCTACCAAATCATCCCCACTGTGGATGGAGAACCCCTGGGTGAAGGTGGACACTATAGCAGCTGATGAAAGCTTCTCTCAGGTCGATCTTGGAGGTCGCATCATGAAGATCAACACTGAGATCCGGAGTTTTGGACCAGTTTCGCGAAATGGCTTCTACCTTGCTTTCCAGGATTATGGCGCCTGCATGTCACTCATTGCTGTTCGGGTCTTTTATAGGAAATGTTCCCAAGTAATCCAGAATGGTGCCATTTTTCCTGAGACTCTGTCTGGAGCAGAGAGCACCTCACTGGTAGCAGCCAGAGGAGTTTGTGTTCCAAATGGTGAGGAGGTGGATGTACCCATTAAGCTGTACTGTAATGGAGACGGGGAGTGGATGGTGCCCATTGGACGGTGTGTGTGCAAAGCCGGATTTGAAGCAGTTGATAATGGTACAGTCTGCAAAG CGTGCGTGTCAGGCTTCTTTAAGGTGGCGCAGGGAGAACACAAATGTCTACAGTGTCCCTTCAACAGTCGCACCACAAACGAGGGAGCGACTACCTGCGTCTGCCGCAGCAGCTACTACCGCACTGACTCTGACCCTCCACAGATGCCCTGTACCA CTGTTCCCTCAGCTCCACAAAACGTCATCTCCATTGTGAATGAGACCTCTCTGAGGCTGGAGTGGAGTCCACCACAGGAGACCGGCGGCCGAGAAGACGTAGTATATAACGTCATTTGTAAAAGCTGTGGCAGTGGACGAGGAGGCTGCACCCGCTGTGGAGACAACGTGCAGTTTGTCCCGCGCCAGCTGGGACTCACCGACACGCGTGTGCGCATCAGTGACCTCCTGGCTCATACCCTGTACACCTTTGAAATACAGGCTGTCAATGGAGTGTCCGACCAAAGTCCTTATTCACCGCAGTACACATCTGTGAACATCACCACCAACCAGGCTG tgccGTCGGCAGTGTCCATCATCCACCAGGTTAGCAGAGCGCCTGACAGCATCACACTGTCCTGGTCCCTGCCTGATCAACCCAATGGCGTAATCCTGGACTATGAGCTGCAGTACTATGAGAAG aacCAGGCAGAGTGGAACTCATCTCTCACCAGGAGTCAGACCAACACTGCAGTCATACGAAGCCTCAAGCCTGGAACCATCTACGTATTTCAGGTCCGAGCTCGGACTGTTGCAGGATTTGGACGCTTTAGTGGCAAAATGCACTTCCAGACAATGACTGAAG AAGAATACAAGTCCAGTATCCAGGAGAAGCTGCCGCTCATCATTggctcagctgctgcaggagtcgTTTTCATCATTGCCATCACTGTCTTCATAATTGTCTGCCACAG GAGAAGCTCAGACAGACCAGAGTCAGAGTACACAGATAAACTCCAGCATTACACCAGTGGCCACA aaGTGACACCGGGAATGAAGATCTACATTGACCCCTTCACATACGAAGACCCCAATGAAGCAGTCAGAGAGTTTGCCAAGGAGATCGACATTGCCTGTGTCAAGATCGAACAAGTGATTGGTGCAG GAGAGTTTGGGGAGGTGTGCAGTGGAAACCTGCGTCAGCCTGGGAAGAGGGAGATCCTCGTGGCGATTAAGACCCTGAAGGCCGGCTACACCGAACGCCAGAGGCGGGACTTCCTAAGTGAGGCGTCAATCATGGGCCAGTTCGACCATCCCAACATCATCCATTTGGAGGGAGTGGTGACCAAGAGCAGCCCAGTGATTATCATAACTGAGTTCATGGAGAACGGATCACTGGACTCCTTCCTCAGG CAAAATGACGGGCAGTTCACGGTGATCCAGCTGGTGGGAATGCTGCGAGGCATAGCAGCAGGAATGAAATACTTGAACGACATGAACTATGTCCACCGAGATCTGGCCGCGAGGAACATCCTGGTCAACAGCAACCTGGTGTGCAAAGTGTCCGACTTTGGCCTGTCACGCTTCCTCGAGGATGACACTTCAGATCCAACCTACACCAGCGCTCTG GGAGGAAAGATTCCCATCAGGTGGACAGCTCCTGAGGCCATTCAGTACAGGAAGTTTACCTCCTCCAGTGATTGCTGGAGCTATGGCATCGTCATGTGGGAGGTGATGTCGTACGGAGAGAGGCCGTACTGGGACATGAGCAATCAAGAT GTCATCAATGCCATAGAACAGGACTACAGGTTACCTCCACCTATGGATTGTCCAAACGCTCTCCATCAGCTGATGCTGGACTGCTGGCAGAAGGAGCGGAACAATCGTCCTAAATTCGCCCAGATAGTTAGCACCTTGGACAAGATGATCCGTAACCCCAACAGCCTCAAGGCTATGACACCGTTGTCGTCGAG CGTCCACTTACCTCTGCTCGATCGCAACACTCCAGACTTCTCCTCTTTCAGCACGGTGGACGAGTGGCTGGAGGCCGTTAAGATGGGGCAGTACAAGGAGAACTTCGCCAACGAAGGCTTCACCAGCTTTGATTTGGTGTCTCAAATGACCATTGA gGACATCCACAGAGTGGGCGTGACATTAGCCGGGCACCAGAAAAAAATCCTTAACAGCATTCAGGTCATGAGGGCCCAGATGAACCAGATCACTTCAGTGGAAGTGTGA
- the LOC122777564 gene encoding ephrin type-B receptor 2-like isoform X2, whose translation MAPQLESCAMNALALNSGIMMDMFYYFLWFLPSVWAVEETLMDSTTATAELGWTIYPSQGWEEVSGYDENMNTIRTYQVCNVFDSSQNNWVRTKYIQRRGAQRIHVQMKFSVRDCGSIPNVPGSCKETFNLYFYESDSDTATKSSPLWMENPWVKVDTIAADESFSQVDLGGRIMKINTEIRSFGPVSRNGFYLAFQDYGACMSLIAVRVFYRKCSQVIQNGAIFPETLSGAESTSLVAARGVCVPNGEEVDVPIKLYCNGDGEWMVPIGRCVCKAGFEAVDNGTVCKACVSGFFKVAQGEHKCLQCPFNSRTTNEGATTCVCRSSYYRTDSDPPQMPCTTVPSAPQNVISIVNETSLRLEWSPPQETGGREDVVYNVICKSCGSGRGGCTRCGDNVQFVPRQLGLTDTRVRISDLLAHTLYTFEIQAVNGVSDQSPYSPQYTSVNITTNQAVPSAVSIIHQVSRAPDSITLSWSLPDQPNGVILDYELQYYEKNQAEWNSSLTRSQTNTAVIRSLKPGTIYVFQVRARTVAGFGRFSGKMHFQTMTEEEYKSSIQEKLPLIIGSAAAGVVFIIAITVFIIVCHSRRSSDRPESEYTDKLQHYTSGHMTPGMKIYIDPFTYEDPNEAVREFAKEIDIACVKIEQVIGAGEFGEVCSGNLRQPGKREILVAIKTLKAGYTERQRRDFLSEASIMGQFDHPNIIHLEGVVTKSSPVIIITEFMENGSLDSFLRQNDGQFTVIQLVGMLRGIAAGMKYLNDMNYVHRDLAARNILVNSNLVCKVSDFGLSRFLEDDTSDPTYTSALGGKIPIRWTAPEAIQYRKFTSSSDCWSYGIVMWEVMSYGERPYWDMSNQDVINAIEQDYRLPPPMDCPNALHQLMLDCWQKERNNRPKFAQIVSTLDKMIRNPNSLKAMTPLSSSVHLPLLDRNTPDFSSFSTVDEWLEAVKMGQYKENFANEGFTSFDLVSQMTIEDIHRVGVTLAGHQKKILNSIQVMRAQMNQITSVEV comes from the exons AAACACTAATGGattcaacaacagcaacagcagaacTGGGCTGGACAATTTACCCGTCACAGGGG TGGGAGGAGGTTAGTGGctatgatgaaaacatgaacaccaTCCGAACATACCAGGTGTGCAATGTCTTTGATAGCAGCCAGAACAACTGGGTACGCACCAAGTACATCCAGCGCCGTGGTGCTCAGCGCATCCATGTCCAGATGAAGTTCTCAGTGCGCGACTGTGGTTCGATACCCAACGTCCCTGGCTCCTGCAAAGAAACCTTCAACCTTTACTTCTACGAGTCTGACTCGGACACAGCTACCAAATCATCCCCACTGTGGATGGAGAACCCCTGGGTGAAGGTGGACACTATAGCAGCTGATGAAAGCTTCTCTCAGGTCGATCTTGGAGGTCGCATCATGAAGATCAACACTGAGATCCGGAGTTTTGGACCAGTTTCGCGAAATGGCTTCTACCTTGCTTTCCAGGATTATGGCGCCTGCATGTCACTCATTGCTGTTCGGGTCTTTTATAGGAAATGTTCCCAAGTAATCCAGAATGGTGCCATTTTTCCTGAGACTCTGTCTGGAGCAGAGAGCACCTCACTGGTAGCAGCCAGAGGAGTTTGTGTTCCAAATGGTGAGGAGGTGGATGTACCCATTAAGCTGTACTGTAATGGAGACGGGGAGTGGATGGTGCCCATTGGACGGTGTGTGTGCAAAGCCGGATTTGAAGCAGTTGATAATGGTACAGTCTGCAAAG CGTGCGTGTCAGGCTTCTTTAAGGTGGCGCAGGGAGAACACAAATGTCTACAGTGTCCCTTCAACAGTCGCACCACAAACGAGGGAGCGACTACCTGCGTCTGCCGCAGCAGCTACTACCGCACTGACTCTGACCCTCCACAGATGCCCTGTACCA CTGTTCCCTCAGCTCCACAAAACGTCATCTCCATTGTGAATGAGACCTCTCTGAGGCTGGAGTGGAGTCCACCACAGGAGACCGGCGGCCGAGAAGACGTAGTATATAACGTCATTTGTAAAAGCTGTGGCAGTGGACGAGGAGGCTGCACCCGCTGTGGAGACAACGTGCAGTTTGTCCCGCGCCAGCTGGGACTCACCGACACGCGTGTGCGCATCAGTGACCTCCTGGCTCATACCCTGTACACCTTTGAAATACAGGCTGTCAATGGAGTGTCCGACCAAAGTCCTTATTCACCGCAGTACACATCTGTGAACATCACCACCAACCAGGCTG tgccGTCGGCAGTGTCCATCATCCACCAGGTTAGCAGAGCGCCTGACAGCATCACACTGTCCTGGTCCCTGCCTGATCAACCCAATGGCGTAATCCTGGACTATGAGCTGCAGTACTATGAGAAG aacCAGGCAGAGTGGAACTCATCTCTCACCAGGAGTCAGACCAACACTGCAGTCATACGAAGCCTCAAGCCTGGAACCATCTACGTATTTCAGGTCCGAGCTCGGACTGTTGCAGGATTTGGACGCTTTAGTGGCAAAATGCACTTCCAGACAATGACTGAAG AAGAATACAAGTCCAGTATCCAGGAGAAGCTGCCGCTCATCATTggctcagctgctgcaggagtcgTTTTCATCATTGCCATCACTGTCTTCATAATTGTCTGCCACAG CAGGAGAAGCTCAGACAGACCAGAGTCAGAGTACACAGATAAACTCCAGCATTACACCAGTGGCCACA TGACACCGGGAATGAAGATCTACATTGACCCCTTCACATACGAAGACCCCAATGAAGCAGTCAGAGAGTTTGCCAAGGAGATCGACATTGCCTGTGTCAAGATCGAACAAGTGATTGGTGCAG GAGAGTTTGGGGAGGTGTGCAGTGGAAACCTGCGTCAGCCTGGGAAGAGGGAGATCCTCGTGGCGATTAAGACCCTGAAGGCCGGCTACACCGAACGCCAGAGGCGGGACTTCCTAAGTGAGGCGTCAATCATGGGCCAGTTCGACCATCCCAACATCATCCATTTGGAGGGAGTGGTGACCAAGAGCAGCCCAGTGATTATCATAACTGAGTTCATGGAGAACGGATCACTGGACTCCTTCCTCAGG CAAAATGACGGGCAGTTCACGGTGATCCAGCTGGTGGGAATGCTGCGAGGCATAGCAGCAGGAATGAAATACTTGAACGACATGAACTATGTCCACCGAGATCTGGCCGCGAGGAACATCCTGGTCAACAGCAACCTGGTGTGCAAAGTGTCCGACTTTGGCCTGTCACGCTTCCTCGAGGATGACACTTCAGATCCAACCTACACCAGCGCTCTG GGAGGAAAGATTCCCATCAGGTGGACAGCTCCTGAGGCCATTCAGTACAGGAAGTTTACCTCCTCCAGTGATTGCTGGAGCTATGGCATCGTCATGTGGGAGGTGATGTCGTACGGAGAGAGGCCGTACTGGGACATGAGCAATCAAGAT GTCATCAATGCCATAGAACAGGACTACAGGTTACCTCCACCTATGGATTGTCCAAACGCTCTCCATCAGCTGATGCTGGACTGCTGGCAGAAGGAGCGGAACAATCGTCCTAAATTCGCCCAGATAGTTAGCACCTTGGACAAGATGATCCGTAACCCCAACAGCCTCAAGGCTATGACACCGTTGTCGTCGAG CGTCCACTTACCTCTGCTCGATCGCAACACTCCAGACTTCTCCTCTTTCAGCACGGTGGACGAGTGGCTGGAGGCCGTTAAGATGGGGCAGTACAAGGAGAACTTCGCCAACGAAGGCTTCACCAGCTTTGATTTGGTGTCTCAAATGACCATTGA gGACATCCACAGAGTGGGCGTGACATTAGCCGGGCACCAGAAAAAAATCCTTAACAGCATTCAGGTCATGAGGGCCCAGATGAACCAGATCACTTCAGTGGAAGTGTGA